From a single Apium graveolens cultivar Ventura chromosome 2, ASM990537v1, whole genome shotgun sequence genomic region:
- the LOC141700675 gene encoding uncharacterized protein LOC141700675 — translation MSLELQKQHEHMDAYVMIKHLKYMFEGQALQGRFDTSKALYVYKQGDHNPVGPYVLKMIGYMEYLATIGSTIGPEAQIDLILQSLNNNYAQFVMNYNMNEIHKTPIELLAILKIIETNIQKASLAPIMMVNKGSAKGKGKWKGKKRMGSKSVVAAKTTPKQALKSGSGIAKGDTCHYCKKPDHWKRNCHAFLEDQKNKKATGTSDSGTVGK, via the exons ATGAGTCTTGAGCTTCAAAaacaacatgagcatatggatgcttaTGTCATGATTAAGCACCTTAAAtatatgtttgaaggacaggctcttCAAGGGAGGTTTGATACAAGTAAAGCTTTGTATGTATACAAACAGGGTGATCATAATCCGGTTGGACCgtatgttctgaagatgattggatATATGGAGTACCTTGCTACTATAGGTTCCACGATTGGTCCGGAAGCCCAGATAGATCTGATCTTACAATCTTTGAACAATAACTATGCTCAGTTTGTAATGAATTACAACATGAATGAGATACACAAGACACCTATCGAATTGTTGGctattttaaaaattattgaGACCAACATTCAGAAGGCGTCCCTTGCTCCCATAATGATGGTGAATAAAGGGAGTGCCAAAgggaaaggtaaatggaaaggcaagaagAGGATGGGATCTAAATCTGTTGTTGCTGCTAAAACTACTCCCAAACAGGCTTTGAAGTCTGGAAGTGGTATTGCAAAGGGTGATACTTGTCACTATTGTAAGAAACCGGATCATTGGAAGAGAAACTGTCATGCTTTTTTGGAGGATCAGAAGAATAAGAAGGCTACTGgcacttctgattcag GAACTGtggggaagtag
- the LOC141700667 gene encoding uncharacterized protein LOC141700667: protein MDALSEMPSYIKFLKDILPRNRKIEESCTISLTAECSAILQNHLPKKLANPGSYSIPVKLGDVEIKRALCDLGASVSLMSLSIYKKLHMGELKPTHVPIKVENFYIPCDFIVMEMEEDANISIILGRPFLAVAGATIDMKSGRICFEVGEEKIEFKLQNILWYSFMDETINRVDALE, encoded by the exons ATGGATGCTTTATCGGAGATGCCTTCATACATAAAATTTCTCAAAGATATATTGCCAAGGAATAGAAAGATTGAAGAAAGTTGTACTATCTCATTAACGGCAGAGTGTAGTGCCATCTTGCAAAACCATCTTCCTAAAAAGTTAGCGAATCCAGGTAGCTACTCTATTCCTGTCAAATTAGGGGATGTTGAAATCAAAAGAGCTTTGTGTGATCTTGGAGCAAGTGTCAGTCTAATGTCATTATCAATCTATAAAAAGCTTCATATGGGTGAACTGAAACCCACAC ATGTTCCCATTAAGGTAGAAAATTTTTATATTCCATGTGATTTTATTGTCATGGAGATGGAAGAAGATGCAAATATTTCTATCATTCTTGGGAGACCTTTCTTAGCTGTAGCTGGAGCTACCATTGACATGAAAAGTGGAAGAATTTGTTTTGAAGTGGGGGAAGAGAAGATTGAATTCAAGCTCCAAAATATATTATGGTACTCATTTATGGATGAGACAATCAACAGAGTGGATGCACTAGAATAA